The DNA segment TGTCTGTGAAGAAGCAGTGAGCAGAGTAAAGGGGAGGAGAGCGGACCAAACCACTCTGCCAGCAGAGGGGTGTACAGTATTAAATAAAAGCTccctcccctgctgctgctCTAGTGAGCCTCTATGAATTTCCTGGTTGGGGGTTCCCCCTTTTGCCCCCTTCCCCCCATTGCCCATGGGTGTCAAAAACAAATATaggtttaaaagaaaagaaaaattaatttacttttttgtttgtaaatattttatgcagTCCGACCAACATGGAGGATGCGTCTATCTTAACCCTTACACAGCCATGAGCTACTGAAACCAGTCTGGTTGGTTAATGAGCAGATGCTGCCGCATCTCATTAGCAGAACGTGGTTAGAGCCATGTTTTAACCTTGTAGCTGCTGGTAACCCTGTTACAAAGTATCTGTCACTCATCCTTAATATCCCACTGGAGTTTTGCTCTTTTGTATATAACTAGAACCTGCTCCAGCCCGGTAATCCAGAGCAAGTCACTAGGATACGCGGACAGGAAGACATTTATTGAGGTAACGCGCCGCAGGCGGTCTCATGTGCTTTAAACTTCCTTATAAAGAATAGAGTTACAATCCTGCGTAACGACTATAAAACATCGTAATTACCTCATTTGTTTGCCTACAGCTTTATATCTCAAACAGAGAATTGTTTGTAGGATGaaaatatcaggaaagacttaaagatctcaatatgtccggcttgggggagagaagggagagagaagggagagagggaaTGGGAGAgacgtttaaatacataaagggatttaataaaggacaggaggggagtttatttcaatctaaaactagagggttagaGGCTGAGatagaatggaaggaagttttactatacttagagggtggtggatgagtggaacagcctcccagcagaagtggtagagggtaatacagtgagggtattaaacatgcatgggatagacatacggctcctgaatctaagacaagactggAATTTTCtacgtttttaaataaaagtttgtaAATTGTTTTTGCAGTTTTCGGAATTTACCACAAAATATACGTTTCCAAATGCCGCTCGTCTCCAATCAGCCCACAAAACAGTATGTTTTAGAAGGTCTGCGTGCGCCTGACGTCCACTCACTTTATATGCGCAGCTATATGAAAATATCCCGTTTTactacttgtatttttttttagtatcatttttatttagggTGGggggagaattaaaaaaaaaaaaattgtctattTCACCGCAGGAGAGCGAGCGTTATGTCACCGGTTTCCTATTCTTAGGTTTTCTCCTTATGATCAGCGATTTAACGATAGGAATGAGAGAATTTCATTGGAGGAATAATcccgagaacaggaagttaagatgacgGCTCCGTGGTATAGACATAAGGTGGGTTTCATTACAAAGATCCTTTTTTACCGGTTTTTCTGTAACAGcattatacaatttttttttaatataataagctGTAAAATGAAGGATTTGGGGGAATGGCAGATGTGTTTTAAATCCATTAACAAAACCCAGTATCTTTTCACTactaaaatcatatattttttctactcTACCAGTTTACATGTATCCATTATACACACCaacgttcaaaggtttggggtcactcggctgttttcatggaaaacaagggaatttctgactgtaacataattacaaaatagcTTTTCCAGCCTTTTAAGCTTAAACTTGgctcagcgaacacaacgtgccattggagcacaggagtgatgggagtgataaagggccattggaacacaggagtgatgggagtgataaagggccgttggaccacaggagtgatgggagtgataaagggccattggaacacaggagtgatgggagtgataaagggccattggaacacaggagtgatgggagtgataaagggccgttggaacacaggagtgatgggagtgataaagggccattggagcacaggagtgatgggagtgataaagggccattggagcacaggagtgatgggagggataaaggaccgttggaacccaggagtgatgggagtgataaagggccattgggacacaggagtgatgggagtgataaagggccattggagcacaggagtgatgggagtgataaagggccgttggaacccaggagtgatgggagtgatgaagggcctcTTTACGCCTTTGAAGAGattgcattaaaaatcagccgtttccaggtacaatagaaatttaaaacattaaccccgtctgcgctggatttctgacccattttatttaattcaacaaaatctgcttttctttcaaaaacaaggaaatttctaagtgaTCCCAAACTTTTGTGCAGTAGTGCATGTATGTATCACGTCATGTATGCAGAGTAGAATCCGACGTGTTACAGGGACATGGCCACTCAAATTACTTTCCTCAGCCACATTCAGGCGCACGCTTGGCCAGGTTTGGAAGGTTACAATTAACagtggggcttattcactaaaaataGAGTCGTGTTTCTGCGCTATGACTTCACTGCTGATTATGAAGGCAGAGCcagccctgtattatgtataagtCAATGGACAGCGAGATCTCACTGataactatacattgtacagggccggcagcagaagctcactggggttggtccTTCAGAATGTATCGTGAGGTCAAGAAGCTGAAACACaagtctcctgcaaactctccctttagtgaatagacccccgaTGTGTTCAATATCTTGCTGACTCTCGTAgaggaaaatacagaaaaaatagcttttttagttaaaatagccattttttttactgccaatttttatttgtttaaatcgTAAAGTAATTGTGTTCTGTATTTCCCGAGGCTGCGAAATAAATGGAAGCGGGAAACGCGACGTGGAACTTCTTCATCCTGCTGGGATTTTACGAGAGGCCTGATATGCACGTTACTCTGTTCGCCATCCTTCTTCTTATTTACGTTATGGCTTTAACGGGCAACCTGACCATCATCCTGGTGATATTTAAGGAGCGCCGCCTACGCACGCCCATGTACTTCTTTCTGTGTAACTTGTCCTTCCTCGACATAACCTACACGTCGACCGTCGTCCCCAAGCTCTTACATATCTGCCTAACCGGAGACCAGTCCATTCCGTACGCGGCGTGTATCGCGCAAGTGTTCCTCTTTGTCCTATGCGTGGTGGCAGAATACTTCCTCCTGGCGGTCATGGCTTACGACCGATATGCGGCCATTTGTAACCCCCTCATTTACCCGCATTTGATGAACTTGAATGTCTGCGCTCTGCTTGCGACGGCTTCTTGGTGTTTCGGTCTCCTGGAATCCTTCTTGTTTCTCGGACTGATTTCCCAATGCTCTTTTTGTCAGTCCAAGGTCATTAACCATTTATTTTGTGACCTCAAACCCCTCATCAAGCTGTCCTGCAGCAGAACCGACATTTTGGAGCTAGCCGTCCAAGTGTCTGCTGTCCTCTTCGGCGTCGTCCCTCTCGTCTTCGTTCTCGTGTCTTATGTCTTGATAATTTCCGCAATCCTGAGGATCCGCTCCAGAGAAGGGAAGCgcaaagccttctccacctgctcGTCCCACCTCACCGTGGTCATCTTGTTCTTTGGAATTATCCTCACCATGTACCTGAGGCCGAAGTCTGCGTACTCCATAGAGCAGGATAaggccaggggcgggctgggccggggggcaggggggcaattgccccccaggccgccctaaatccgggccggtgggccggacggacgaccggcagacagccattcaatgcggctgcggccgcaaagttaaaaactaagcggccgcgagcaggattgaatgcggccgtcacgcgtagctggcgggggagggaggggggcggtccgccccggctgccgctcatctgagggctgccaccatgccgacacgcctccagaaacggtgcgcgcggcaactgtggctgtgcgccgggacttgatcccggcgcacaacactgaagccacgcccaccgtcttccgcgctcagtgcacaggactggaagaagaagaagtagaagtagaagaggaggaaaaggaaaagtgagagtgaaagaagaaaaggtaggagagagtggattagtaagtgtgtgagagtgatgggtgttatgctgaatgtaagtgtgtgagagtgatgggtgttatgctgaatgtaagtgtgtgagagtgatgggtgttatgctgaatgtaagtgtgtgagagtgatgggtgttatgctaaatgtaagtgtgtgagagtgatgggtgttatgctgaatgtaagtgtgtgagagtgatgggtgttatgctaaatgtacgtgtgagagtgatgggtgttacgctgaatgtaagtgtgtgagagtgatgggtgttatgctgaatgtaagtgtgtgagagtgatgggtgttatgctaaatgtaagtgtgtgagagtgatgggtgttatgctgaatgtaagtgtgtgagagtgatgggtgttatgctaaatgtacgtgtgtgagagtgatgggtgttacgctgaatgtaagtgtgtgagagtgatgggtgttatgctgaatgtaagtgtgtgagagtgatgggtgttatgctaaatgtacgtgtgtgagagtgatgggtgttacgctgaatgtaagtgtgtgagagtgatgggtgttatgctgaatgtaagtgtgtgagagtgattggtgttatgctaaatgtaagtgtgtgagagtaatgggtgttatgctgaatgtaagtgtatgagagtgatgtgtgttatgctgaatgtaagtgtgtgagagtgatgggtgttatgctgaatgtaagtgtgtgagagtgatgggtgttatgctgaatgtttgtgaatgagggtttcagatagcatggatgtgtaagtgttgggggatagcttggcatagggagtccgtaatcacattcctttcatgcccagattccagcatgtagtggctgcctaggcatgataggagtgtgattgctgttataaattattttttggtccaacttcggtgtgttaacacttttattggacagaataattcaatgacagtattaatatatatatatatatatatatatatatatatatatatttatatatataattgcaaacagcaatcacactcctatcatgctaagtcagccagcacatgctagaacctggacatgataggattgtgattgttgttatatatatgtgtatatatatatatatatatatatatatatatatatgttaatattattgttgatttttttgtctaattttggtgttacttttaataaagtattttaaagggttttttttgttgttttttcaattttggccaagtgaatgctgaatttttagtttcagtccagaattttcatttcggtgcatccctactatatacaatgccagtcactaaagtggtaagcctacaccacatcaatgtttggcttagtatatagtgataggggttgtcagtgtctggctcaatgtataggcacacattgacggtggtactgcataatccctaagtatataatgataacaattatgctgtacccctgtcaatgtttgcctaaccatagaaactatgcagttttaaagtgtgtgtgtgtgtgggggggggggggcacatacaggatctgccacaggtgccaaatgctctaggtacgcccctgcatcatgcggctgtcagacccaatggccatgcctcagctcctcttccctcgtcttaaaaggggtgtgatgaagagctgaggcatgcggtgtgtgcacgccggccactttaatttcattaggcgctggtggagtgactgccgcacgacggtcactttcaatgtcgctcgcagcctcTTTGATGGTGCagtgggccagttgactagacttgccccccaggccttaggctgccagccctcccctggataAGGCGCTGGCTCTCATGTACACCCTGTGTATCCCCACGTTAAATCCCGTTATATACAGCCTGAGAAATAAAGAGGTGAAAGAGGCTCTCGGGAGACTCAAGAGGAACGTTCTGAGATGCGGCGGTGTCTGAAAACTGAAAGCAAAATCCGAAACCGcaataaatatgtttgtaacagacctgtgcatttgtatttgtataaattgcaaatttactgaattttggtaaattaagCGATTCATACAAGGTCCCAAAAACGAGGCCAAACCCCCATGACTTggacgaaaacaaagcaaagagccCTGAATTTTCGTATGAAATTGATGGGTCCACATTCACCCAcacgctctctctcattctctcacactcgcaTTCTCATTCACTACCTCTTACGCTCTCTAAACGTTTTCTTACTTTCTTTGCTGACAAATTCCACTGCCACATCTTCTTCTATGGTATcccttctcttttctcctttctctcttcagtctgctttcttctttcttcatccgcatctccgcGGACGTAACCTGGcaggaacttctgccaaaatgggaAAGTAAACGAAAAAGAGAGTGTGAATGTGGACATTCCTCCTTGAAATCATTGGCCGTATTCTATTACTGGAGATATATTTAGTCATATACCACTTTCACCTTAGACTTTTTAGACACTTAAAAAGTGATATGCCAAGTAATAGAACATATAGCAGCGTATGAAAGATATCCCATAGAACCCTGTGGCACCTTTAAATGGATCAACGTaccataatatttattttactttttgattTATAGCTGAGCATGGCCAGAGAAAAGGGTTTGGTTAGTTAGTAATGTTATTTCAGttggagggtggtagatatgtgtaacagcctcccagccgaagtggcaaatacagtgagagaatttaaacatgcatgggatagggataTGGCTGAATGTATATCTAATTTTTAACCCAGCTTTAACTATGGGTCTTATATAATGGtataaatgcaaaattaaatagtttgggtaaaaaaaaccaaaaggtccTCACCACCCttggtaaatgtatttatttatttatttttacatacatgtagattgcacaTACTATGGATATAGGTGACAGTACATGATATACGGTATTATACGTTTGGCTCAtgcaagaaggggttaaattctatCATTATGGCAGAgagtaatgggagttgtagtctgcAAAGCCTCAtcatcatgtaaaaaaaataaagcaaacgcATTTATATAAATCTTTGCTGCTTTGTGTGTTTCTTTACTATTtggaacattaaaaataaataaaataaatggggtCCCCTACCGAGGGCGCTCACAATTTCCTAATCTTCCCCTGAGGATGATAAATAAACCGTCTCCTCATCCCCTGCTAAGGGTTCAATATAGTTAAAAACTTTGTGTAGCTATTGGTTCTCAACTCCCGACCCAAGAAAAGCAGACatccaaaaataaaagtgcaaaatgccagacaaaaaagtaaaaatatgacGCCCTCCCCCATTATGCCATTGGATGCGCAGGAATGTGTATATACTCCTGTACACCATCGACCCCTAGTGTTTGGAAGCTGCATTGCATATTCCATTGATTTGAATAGGGTCCATAGGCTTGAAGAGACCCTATTCAAGGCAATGAAGGATTTAATACAGCTTTATGACAACggctatttttaaatatactgcCATTGTCTAAGGAAGGgctactttttatgtaaaaaataaataaaaaaaaataatgaaaaagtaaaaacataaaaaatgtcaaaGATAAATTCTTCTTCACCCATTGTGCCAGCGGACAAATTGTTTGAAAGCCGGGGAGCATTCAGGTCAATGGAGGATATAATGCGGCTTCCAAACACTGGTGCATCAGGTTTTATTCCcatatttatactttttgaTGGCCCCTTCCTTTGGGCTGAAACTTCAgcaatgatttttttgtcccttaaaattgtttttttaagtgccACCTTCGTGGCATCCAAAGGGTGCTTGGGTGGACAGCTGGTGTTGGTAGCTTCATTGCATAGATTGCCTTTGTGGTTTATTCACGCAACAGTGTGTTTTGGGTTTTAAAAGATGAACACTCACTCTTTtaaaaacttccttccattccatctaggTCTCTGACTCTTTAGTCTTGCTGTTCACCTGCCGGTGGCCACATGAATGGCTGAGATTGGTTCTATCGCCTGTAGCCTGGCTCTGCGCTCATCTCAGCTCTTCATTGATAGGTTAGGGAAAATTCCAGGAGCACAAACTGGAAGATTCACCGAAATGCTTTGGTGGAAGGTAATTGGACAACACGGGCCTGCTGATGGATTGTGGGTGAAGACATGCGCGATAACACACTCAATTCCTGAACTGCCACTGGGGGcccccaggaaaaaaaaaaacaaaaaaaaaataaataaaaaataaaaaaattacactatttaatttttttattaaattattgtgACTTTCAGGGCTGTAAGACATGTTTTTTGGAAaagtggcaaaggtggcatgtAGAATGGAGGGGGGGCAAGAATGGCATTTATTCTGCCTATGCCCCCTGAAAGTAATATTTCTGGTATTAATTGGAAGAATTGTGCAGTTATCAGGTATGATCCTAAATCCAACCCTAACTTTTCCCCGACCCCTAACCCTTAATCCTACTCTTTCACCCCCTATCCCTAACCCTTCCCCAACCCTAACCATAACCTTTCCCATAACCCTACCTCTACTGTAACCCTACCCTTACCCCTACTCTAACCCTACCCCTACTCTACCCCAACCCTACCCCTACTGTACCCTAACCCTTCCCCTGACCCTACCCCAACCATAACCCTAACCCCTACTCCAACCCAACCCCAACCTTACCCCtactctaaccctaaccctactcTAACCTTAACCCTACCCCAACCTTACCCCAACTCTACCCCTAACCCTTCCCCAACCCTAACCATAACCCTTCCAATAACCCTATCTCTACTGTAACCCTACCCTTACCCCTACCCCAACCCTACCCCTACCCTACCACTACCCTACCCCTACCCTACCCCTACTGTACCCTAACCCTTCCCCTGACCCTACCCCAACCATAACCCTAACCCCTACTCTAACCCTACCCCAACCTTACCCCAACCTTACCCCTGCTCTACTCGTAACTCTTCCTCCATGTTTATTGGTTTTCACCAGACCTGCTCTTGGCCCATTTTCCCCAACGTGCTTCCGGTTCTGGTCTCGTGCTAAGTACTAAAGTTTCGATAATGCCAAAGCTCTGAGCTGTCCCCATTTCTACTTCTGCTGTTAGAGTTGGAAACCGGTTTTCGATGCCTGAATCCCAGTGCTTCGGCAAAGCAAACCTTTGGGACTGTCATCCTGAGCATATAAAGTCACCCTGCTCTGCGTTACAGACAGACGATGGCGGAGGTCATACAGAAAAGCTTTGTGATAGAttcacatacctgccaactctCCCAGATTTCCAGCGA comes from the Spea bombifrons isolate aSpeBom1 chromosome 8, aSpeBom1.2.pri, whole genome shotgun sequence genome and includes:
- the LOC128503202 gene encoding olfactory receptor 1013-like — protein: MEAGNATWNFFILLGFYERPDMHVTLFAILLLIYVMALTGNLTIILVIFKERRLRTPMYFFLCNLSFLDITYTSTVVPKLLHICLTGDQSIPYAACIAQVFLFVLCVVAEYFLLAVMAYDRYAAICNPLIYPHLMNLNVCALLATASWCFGLLESFLFLGLISQCSFCQSKVINHLFCDLKPLIKLSCSRTDILELAVQVSAVLFGVVPLVFVLVSYVLIISAILRIRSREGKRKAFSTCSSHLTVVILFFGIILTMYLRPKSAYSIEQDKALALMYTLCIPTLNPVIYSLRNKEVKEALGRLKRNVLRCGGV